The following proteins come from a genomic window of Hymenobacter canadensis:
- a CDS encoding Glu/Leu/Phe/Val dehydrogenase dimerization domain-containing protein, whose translation MKDLLAKFENKRPEIVFEWKDAETEAEGWVVINSLRGGAAGGGTRMRKGLDKREVESLAKTMEVKFTVSGPAIGGAKSGINFDPQDPRKRGVLERWYRAVIPLLKNYYGTGGDLNVDEIHDVIPITEDYGLWHPQEGIVNGHYRATEPQKIQKLGQLRQGVVKVLEDAAFTPDLSRKYTVADLITGYGVAEAVRHYYELWGDRSVAGKRAVVQGWGNVGAAAAYYLASQGARITGIIDRAGGLIKEEGFSLEEIRTLFLQREGNALTAPDLLSFDEVNQRIWSSGAEIFIPAAASRLVTRQQVEQLIAGGLEVISCGANVPFQDPEIFFGPTGEFADQHTSVIPDFVANCGMARVFAYLMETNAEITDQAIFGDTSRIIRRALERTRQQGDARTGVAQKSFEMALRQLV comes from the coding sequence ATGAAAGACCTGCTGGCCAAATTCGAGAATAAGCGTCCTGAAATTGTCTTCGAGTGGAAAGACGCCGAAACGGAAGCCGAAGGCTGGGTGGTGATTAACTCGTTGCGCGGCGGCGCGGCCGGCGGCGGCACCCGCATGCGCAAGGGCCTGGACAAGCGCGAGGTGGAAAGCCTGGCCAAAACCATGGAAGTGAAGTTTACGGTGTCGGGCCCCGCCATCGGAGGTGCCAAGTCGGGCATCAACTTCGACCCGCAGGACCCACGCAAGCGCGGCGTGCTGGAGCGCTGGTACCGGGCCGTCATTCCGCTGCTAAAGAACTACTACGGCACCGGCGGCGACCTGAACGTGGACGAAATCCACGACGTCATTCCGATTACGGAGGACTACGGCCTCTGGCACCCGCAGGAAGGCATCGTGAACGGCCACTACCGCGCCACTGAGCCCCAGAAGATTCAGAAGCTGGGCCAGCTGCGCCAGGGCGTGGTGAAGGTGCTGGAAGATGCCGCCTTCACGCCCGACCTGAGCCGCAAATACACCGTGGCCGACCTGATTACGGGCTACGGCGTGGCCGAAGCCGTGCGCCACTACTACGAGCTGTGGGGCGACCGGAGCGTGGCCGGCAAGCGCGCCGTGGTGCAGGGCTGGGGCAACGTGGGCGCCGCGGCGGCTTACTACCTGGCCAGCCAGGGCGCGCGCATCACGGGCATCATCGACCGGGCCGGCGGCCTGATCAAGGAAGAGGGCTTCTCGCTGGAAGAAATCCGCACGCTGTTTCTGCAGCGCGAAGGCAACGCCCTCACCGCGCCGGATCTGCTGTCGTTTGACGAGGTGAACCAGCGCATCTGGAGCAGCGGAGCCGAAATCTTCATTCCGGCGGCGGCCTCGCGCCTCGTCACGCGCCAGCAGGTGGAGCAGCTGATTGCGGGCGGCCTGGAGGTGATTTCGTGCGGCGCCAACGTACCGTTCCAGGACCCGGAAATCTTCTTCGGCCCCACCGGCGAGTTTGCCGACCAGCACACCTCCGTCATTCCCGACTTCGTGGCCAACTGCGGCATGGCCCGCGTGTTTGCCTACCTGATGGAAACCAACGCCGAAATCACCGACCAGGCCATTTTCGGCGACACCTCGCGCATTATCCGCCGGGCCCTGGAGCGCACCCGCCAGCAAGGCGACGCGCGAACCGGCGTGGCCCAGAAGTCGTTTGAAATGGCCCTGCGCCAGTTGGTATAG
- the hemA gene encoding glutamyl-tRNA reductase yields MSHPFKAVSLSFKKAPLQIRELIALDEAACRRFLHTLHHELGLTDLLVLSTCNRTEVYYSSDLDYSTAIITALGKLKGLADADSYTPYFDLLTDADTAVQHLFEVAMGLDAQVVGDLQISNQVKQAYQWAADEDAAGPFLHRLLHTVFFTNKRVQQETSFRDGAASTSYAALELVEELTADVANPRVLVVGLGEIGADVCRHFGDSKQFQDVTICNRTRSKAETLAEECGLKVLDFENLVQGMKEADIIVSSIAAATPFFTREMVQHLDVLSYKFFIDLSVPRSIEAEVETVPGVLVYNIDAIQSKASAALERRLAAVPHVRAIIAESIAGLNDWSKEMMVSPTIQKLKNALEQIRQEEMDRFQKKMSPEEARRMDEVTKSLMQKILKQPVIHLKAACKRGEADQLIDVLTDLFDLEHQPTVA; encoded by the coding sequence ATGTCCCATCCTTTCAAGGCAGTCAGTCTTTCGTTCAAAAAAGCCCCCCTGCAAATCCGGGAGCTTATTGCACTGGACGAAGCCGCCTGCCGCCGCTTTCTGCACACGCTGCACCACGAACTGGGTCTTACCGACCTACTCGTGCTCAGCACCTGCAACCGCACGGAAGTCTACTACTCCTCTGACCTCGACTACAGCACCGCCATCATCACGGCGCTGGGCAAGCTCAAGGGCCTGGCCGACGCCGACAGCTACACGCCTTACTTCGACCTGCTCACCGATGCCGATACGGCGGTGCAGCACCTGTTTGAGGTAGCTATGGGCCTCGATGCTCAGGTAGTTGGCGACCTGCAGATCAGCAACCAAGTGAAGCAGGCCTACCAGTGGGCCGCCGACGAAGACGCTGCCGGTCCGTTTCTGCACCGCCTGCTGCACACCGTGTTCTTCACCAACAAGCGCGTACAGCAGGAAACCAGCTTCCGCGACGGCGCTGCTTCCACCTCCTACGCCGCTCTGGAGCTGGTAGAGGAGCTGACCGCCGACGTCGCCAACCCGCGCGTGCTGGTGGTAGGCCTGGGCGAAATCGGGGCGGATGTGTGCCGCCACTTCGGCGACAGCAAGCAGTTTCAGGACGTGACCATCTGCAACCGCACCCGCTCCAAGGCCGAAACGCTGGCCGAAGAATGCGGCCTGAAGGTACTGGACTTCGAGAACTTGGTGCAGGGCATGAAGGAAGCCGACATCATCGTGTCGTCGATTGCGGCAGCCACGCCCTTCTTCACCCGCGAGATGGTGCAGCACCTCGACGTGCTCAGCTACAAGTTCTTCATCGACCTGTCGGTGCCGCGCAGCATTGAGGCCGAGGTGGAAACCGTGCCGGGCGTGCTCGTCTACAACATCGACGCCATCCAGAGTAAGGCCTCGGCCGCGCTGGAGCGCCGCCTGGCCGCCGTGCCGCACGTGCGCGCCATCATTGCCGAAAGCATTGCCGGCCTCAACGACTGGAGCAAGGAAATGATGGTGTCGCCGACCATTCAGAAGCTGAAAAACGCGCTGGAGCAGATCCGGCAGGAAGAGATGGACCGCTTCCAGAAGAAGATGAGCCCTGAGGAAGCACGCCGCATGGACGAAGTCACGAAGTCGCTGATGCAGAAGATCCTCAAGCAGCCCGTCATCCATCTCAAAGCCGCCTGCAAGCGCGGCGAGGCCGACCAGCTGATTGACGTGCTTACCGACCTGTTTGATCTGGAACACCAGCCGACGGTAGCCTAA
- a CDS encoding ArsR/SmtB family transcription factor codes for MLKVLAHPKRLAIVDLLGKEDKMTVTEIYRSLDLPQAIASQHLITLKDRGILSSFKVGTKIYYSLSIPKLLDVIDSLEECCDTM; via the coding sequence ATGCTTAAGGTATTGGCGCACCCGAAGCGTTTAGCCATTGTTGACCTGCTGGGCAAAGAGGATAAGATGACCGTAACGGAAATCTACCGCTCGCTCGATCTGCCGCAGGCTATTGCTTCCCAGCACCTGATTACCCTCAAAGACCGCGGCATTCTGTCGTCGTTCAAGGTGGGTACCAAAATCTACTACTCGCTGTCCATTCCCAAGCTGCTCGATGTTATCGACTCGCTGGAAGAGTGCTGCGACACGATGTAA